One region of Nycticebus coucang isolate mNycCou1 chromosome 10, mNycCou1.pri, whole genome shotgun sequence genomic DNA includes:
- the KLK12 gene encoding kallikrein-12 isoform X3 has product MSTSIFLLLCVLGLNQAATLKIWNGTECLPHSQPWQVGLFEGTSLRCGGVLIDRRWVLTAAHCSGSRYWVRLGEHSLSQLDWTEQIRRSGFSVTHPSYQGSLMNHEHDLRLLRLGLPVRLTSSVQILPLPSTCVTTGTECHISGWGTTNHPWNPFPDKLQCLDLPIVSDATCRAVYPGRITDNMVCAGGVSGEDACQKRLFYPAGQGPSHCP; this is encoded by the exons ATGAGCACCAGCATCTTTTTGCTCCTGTGTGTTCTTG GGCTCAACCAGGCGGCCACGTTGAAGATTTGGAATGGCACCGAGTGTCTGCCCCACTCCCAGCCTTGGCAGGTGGGACTGTTTGAGGGCACCAGCCTGCGCTGTGGGGGTGTCCTCATTGACCGTAGGTGGGTTCTCACAGCTGCTCACTGCAGCGGAAG CAGGTACTGGGTGCGCCTAGGGGAACACAGCCTCAGCCAGCTGGACTGGACGGAGCAGATCCGGCGCAGTGGCTTCTCCGTGACCCATCCCAGCTACCAGGGATCCCTGATGAACCACGAGCACGACCTCCGGCTTCTGCGCCTGGGCTTGCCCGTCCGCTTGACCAGCAGTGTCCAGATCCTGCCCTTGCCCAGCACTTGTGTGACCACAGGCACTGAGTGCCACATCTCGGGCTGGGGCACCACCAACCATCCGTGGA ACCCATTTCCAGACAAGCTCCAGTGCCTCGACCTCCCCATTGTCTCTGATGCCACCTGCCGCGCTGTGTACCCCGGGAGAATCACAGACAACATGGTGTGTGCAGGTGGTGTCTCTGGGGAGGATGCCTGCCAG AAAAGGCTGTTCTACCCTGCTGGCCAGGGCCCCAGCCACTGTCCCTGA
- the KLK12 gene encoding kallikrein-12 isoform X1 — protein sequence MSTSIFLLLCVLGLNQAATLKIWNGTECLPHSQPWQVGLFEGTSLRCGGVLIDRRWVLTAAHCSGSRYWVRLGEHSLSQLDWTEQIRRSGFSVTHPSYQGSLMNHEHDLRLLRLGLPVRLTSSVQILPLPSTCVTTGTECHISGWGTTNHPWNPFPDKLQCLDLPIVSDATCRAVYPGRITDNMVCAGGVSGEDACQGDSGGPLVCGGVLQGLVSWGSVGPCGQEGIPGVYTKICNYVDWIQSVIRNN from the exons ATGAGCACCAGCATCTTTTTGCTCCTGTGTGTTCTTG GGCTCAACCAGGCGGCCACGTTGAAGATTTGGAATGGCACCGAGTGTCTGCCCCACTCCCAGCCTTGGCAGGTGGGACTGTTTGAGGGCACCAGCCTGCGCTGTGGGGGTGTCCTCATTGACCGTAGGTGGGTTCTCACAGCTGCTCACTGCAGCGGAAG CAGGTACTGGGTGCGCCTAGGGGAACACAGCCTCAGCCAGCTGGACTGGACGGAGCAGATCCGGCGCAGTGGCTTCTCCGTGACCCATCCCAGCTACCAGGGATCCCTGATGAACCACGAGCACGACCTCCGGCTTCTGCGCCTGGGCTTGCCCGTCCGCTTGACCAGCAGTGTCCAGATCCTGCCCTTGCCCAGCACTTGTGTGACCACAGGCACTGAGTGCCACATCTCGGGCTGGGGCACCACCAACCATCCGTGGA ACCCATTTCCAGACAAGCTCCAGTGCCTCGACCTCCCCATTGTCTCTGATGCCACCTGCCGCGCTGTGTACCCCGGGAGAATCACAGACAACATGGTGTGTGCAGGTGGTGTCTCTGGGGAGGATGCCTGCCAG GGTGACTCTGGGGGTCCCCTGGTGTGTGGGGGAGTCCTTCAGGGTCTGGTATCTTGGGGGTCTGTGGGACCTTGTGGACAAGAAGGCATTCCAGGGGTCTACACCAAAATTTGCAATTATGTGGACTGGATCCAGAGCGTCATAAGGAACAACTGA
- the KLK12 gene encoding kallikrein-12 isoform X4 → MAPSVCPTPSLGRWDCLRAPACAVGVSSLTVGGFSQLLTAAEDPFPDKLQCLDLPIVSDATCRAVYPGRITDNMVCAGGVSGEDACQGDSGGPLVCGGVLQGLVSWGSVGPCGQEGIPGVYTKICNYVDWIQSVIRNN, encoded by the exons ATGGCACCGAGTGTCTGCCCCACTCCCAGCCTTGGCAGGTGGGACTGTTTGAGGGCACCAGCCTGCGCTGTGGGGGTGTCCTCATTGACCGTAGGTGGGTTCTCACAGCTGCTCACTGCAGCGGAAG ACCCATTTCCAGACAAGCTCCAGTGCCTCGACCTCCCCATTGTCTCTGATGCCACCTGCCGCGCTGTGTACCCCGGGAGAATCACAGACAACATGGTGTGTGCAGGTGGTGTCTCTGGGGAGGATGCCTGCCAG GGTGACTCTGGGGGTCCCCTGGTGTGTGGGGGAGTCCTTCAGGGTCTGGTATCTTGGGGGTCTGTGGGACCTTGTGGACAAGAAGGCATTCCAGGGGTCTACACCAAAATTTGCAATTATGTGGACTGGATCCAGAGCGTCATAAGGAACAACTGA
- the KLK12 gene encoding kallikrein-12 isoform X2, whose translation MSTSIFLLLCVLGLNQAATLKIWNGTECLPHSQPWQVGLFEGTSLRCGGVLIDRRWVLTAAHCSGRYWVRLGEHSLSQLDWTEQIRRSGFSVTHPSYQGSLMNHEHDLRLLRLGLPVRLTSSVQILPLPSTCVTTGTECHISGWGTTNHPWNPFPDKLQCLDLPIVSDATCRAVYPGRITDNMVCAGGVSGEDACQGDSGGPLVCGGVLQGLVSWGSVGPCGQEGIPGVYTKICNYVDWIQSVIRNN comes from the exons ATGAGCACCAGCATCTTTTTGCTCCTGTGTGTTCTTG GGCTCAACCAGGCGGCCACGTTGAAGATTTGGAATGGCACCGAGTGTCTGCCCCACTCCCAGCCTTGGCAGGTGGGACTGTTTGAGGGCACCAGCCTGCGCTGTGGGGGTGTCCTCATTGACCGTAGGTGGGTTCTCACAGCTGCTCACTGCAGCGGAAG GTACTGGGTGCGCCTAGGGGAACACAGCCTCAGCCAGCTGGACTGGACGGAGCAGATCCGGCGCAGTGGCTTCTCCGTGACCCATCCCAGCTACCAGGGATCCCTGATGAACCACGAGCACGACCTCCGGCTTCTGCGCCTGGGCTTGCCCGTCCGCTTGACCAGCAGTGTCCAGATCCTGCCCTTGCCCAGCACTTGTGTGACCACAGGCACTGAGTGCCACATCTCGGGCTGGGGCACCACCAACCATCCGTGGA ACCCATTTCCAGACAAGCTCCAGTGCCTCGACCTCCCCATTGTCTCTGATGCCACCTGCCGCGCTGTGTACCCCGGGAGAATCACAGACAACATGGTGTGTGCAGGTGGTGTCTCTGGGGAGGATGCCTGCCAG GGTGACTCTGGGGGTCCCCTGGTGTGTGGGGGAGTCCTTCAGGGTCTGGTATCTTGGGGGTCTGTGGGACCTTGTGGACAAGAAGGCATTCCAGGGGTCTACACCAAAATTTGCAATTATGTGGACTGGATCCAGAGCGTCATAAGGAACAACTGA